The following proteins come from a genomic window of Bradyrhizobium paxllaeri:
- a CDS encoding thiamine pyrophosphate-binding protein produces MAEAAKSRSEAAPALPTWPDEIYRVLKDAGIRQVAMVPDAGHSRLIRSFEADPETRVVTLTTEEEGVAMLAGAWLGGERGVLLLQSSGVGNCINMLSLPVICHMPLLMIVTMRGDWGEFNPWQIPMGQGTRPSLEAMGVIVNKVDEPHLVASAVQGAANLAFNTWKPVAVLIGQRVLGAKNFKELARK; encoded by the coding sequence ATGGCGGAAGCAGCGAAATCACGAAGCGAGGCGGCGCCGGCGCTCCCGACCTGGCCGGACGAGATCTACCGCGTGCTGAAGGACGCCGGCATCCGTCAGGTCGCCATGGTGCCGGACGCCGGCCATAGCCGCCTGATCCGCTCGTTCGAGGCCGATCCGGAAACCCGCGTCGTCACGCTGACAACGGAGGAAGAGGGCGTGGCGATGCTGGCGGGCGCGTGGCTCGGCGGCGAGCGCGGCGTCTTGCTGCTGCAGTCGAGCGGCGTCGGCAATTGCATCAACATGCTGTCGCTGCCGGTCATCTGCCACATGCCGCTATTGATGATCGTCACCATGCGCGGTGATTGGGGCGAGTTCAATCCATGGCAGATCCCGATGGGGCAGGGCACGCGTCCTTCGCTGGAGGCCATGGGCGTGATCGTGAACAAGGTCGATGAGCCGCATCTCGTCGCTTCCGCCGTGCAGGGCGCGGCGAACCTCGCCTTCAACACCTGGAAGCCGGTCGCGGTCCTGATCGGACAGCGCGTGCTCGGCGCCAAGAATTTCAAGGAGCTGGCCCGCAAATGA
- a CDS encoding VOC family protein, whose amino-acid sequence MTIDLTRRTLLHLAGASSLSAAAMAAARAEGNSAGSGGPTFANRTPMRIGMVTLRVRDLDKVADYYRDAIGLTVMARTETGAQLGSGGVPLLNLQRRENAAREERNAAGLYHTAFLMPTRKDLGRWLVHAAKNKIPLSGFADHLVSESVYLDDPEGNGIEVYADRAPELWKWEAGTVAMATNQLDIDGLLALAGTQTTNYAKAPDGLRIGHMHLRVGDLEQADRFYAGTIGFAPTRKRTGAAFLSSGRYHHHLAINVWQSSGAGPRDDATTGLAWFSLEIEAQQILEAQQQRLRQAGAAVETITNGIETSDPWGTRVRLIKV is encoded by the coding sequence ATGACCATCGACCTGACCCGCCGCACGCTGCTTCACCTCGCCGGCGCCTCGTCGCTGAGCGCGGCCGCCATGGCCGCGGCGCGAGCCGAGGGGAATTCGGCAGGCTCGGGCGGGCCGACCTTCGCCAACCGCACGCCGATGCGGATCGGCATGGTGACGCTGCGCGTGCGCGACCTCGACAAGGTCGCCGACTACTATCGCGATGCGATCGGGCTCACCGTCATGGCGCGCACCGAGACGGGTGCGCAGCTCGGCTCGGGCGGGGTGCCGCTGCTCAATCTGCAGCGGCGCGAGAACGCTGCGCGCGAGGAGCGCAACGCGGCCGGGCTCTATCATACCGCGTTCCTGATGCCGACGCGCAAGGACCTCGGGCGCTGGCTGGTGCATGCGGCGAAGAACAAGATCCCGCTCTCCGGCTTCGCCGATCACCTCGTCAGCGAATCCGTCTATCTCGACGATCCCGAAGGCAACGGCATCGAAGTCTATGCCGACCGCGCGCCGGAACTCTGGAAGTGGGAAGCCGGAACGGTAGCGATGGCAACCAACCAGCTCGACATCGACGGCCTGCTGGCGCTCGCGGGTACGCAGACGACCAACTATGCCAAGGCGCCCGACGGCCTGCGCATCGGCCACATGCATCTGCGCGTCGGCGATCTCGAACAGGCCGACCGTTTCTATGCCGGCACCATCGGCTTCGCGCCAACCCGCAAGCGGACCGGCGCGGCGTTTTTGTCCTCGGGGCGCTATCACCATCACCTCGCGATCAACGTCTGGCAAAGTTCGGGTGCCGGGCCGCGGGATGACGCGACGACGGGGCTTGCCTGGTTCTCGCTGGAGATCGAGGCACAGCAAATTCTCGAGGCCCAGCAGCAGCGCCTGCGGCAGGCGGGCGCCGCAGTCGAGACCATCACCAATGGCATCGAGACATCAGATCCCTGGGGCACCAGGGTGCGGCTGATCAAGGTTTGA
- a CDS encoding DNA-3-methyladenine glycosylase I, whose amino-acid sequence MTAFKTIRARAEKRKGGPKALAKLLPAKPDPKALARLGDDRILAEMAKRVFCAGFAWSVIENKWPGFEKAFLGFKPGPLSLKPDEFWDDLMKDTRIVRNGAKIMSVRANASFVRDIAREHGSFGKFLANWPSSDEAGLLELLAKRGSRLGGNTGQMMLRFLGWDGFVTSRDVVLCLRDAGLDIAETVTSKRDLAKVQAQFNAWAKESGLPYVHISRICALSIGENYAAEKLESMMGGDE is encoded by the coding sequence GTGACTGCGTTCAAGACGATTCGCGCCCGCGCCGAGAAGCGCAAGGGCGGGCCGAAGGCGCTGGCCAAGCTGCTGCCGGCCAAGCCCGATCCGAAGGCGCTCGCCAGGCTCGGCGACGACCGGATTTTGGCTGAAATGGCCAAGCGGGTGTTCTGCGCGGGCTTCGCCTGGAGCGTGATCGAGAACAAATGGCCTGGCTTCGAAAAGGCGTTTCTCGGCTTCAAGCCCGGGCCGCTGTCGCTGAAGCCGGACGAGTTCTGGGACGATCTGATGAAGGACACGCGTATCGTCCGCAACGGCGCCAAGATCATGTCGGTGCGCGCCAATGCAAGCTTCGTCCGGGACATCGCCAGGGAGCACGGCAGTTTCGGCAAGTTCCTCGCCAACTGGCCGTCCTCCGACGAGGCCGGGCTGCTGGAACTGCTGGCCAAGCGCGGCAGCCGGCTTGGCGGCAATACCGGGCAGATGATGCTGCGCTTTCTCGGTTGGGACGGGTTTGTCACTTCCCGCGATGTCGTGCTCTGCCTGCGCGATGCCGGGCTCGACATCGCGGAGACCGTGACTTCCAAGCGCGATCTCGCCAAGGTGCAGGCGCAGTTCAATGCGTGGGCGAAGGAGAGCGGTCTTCCCTACGTGCACATCTCGCGGATTTGCGCGCTGTCGATCGGAGAGAATTACGCCGCGGAAAAACTTGAAAGCATGATGGGCGGTGATGAATGA
- a CDS encoding rhodanese-like domain-containing protein gives MTVPSVTPSQVRTALLLRQEIALLDVRHEATFATGHPLFAANMAADRIALEAEARLPRKDVPIVLYDAGEGLVPQAAERLAALGYSNVRQLDGGLQGWKSAGYEVFEDVNSYAKAFGELVESRRHTPSLAAEEVGALIAGGANIQILDVRRFDEYATMNIPGSISVPGAELVLRAGRAAPDPETTIIVNCAGRTRSIIGTQSLINAGVTNKVVALRNGTIGWTLAKQNLEHGSGRRGEIGAIAGGETNARDVAYRAGVRHIGLVEMTTLQAQADRTLYRFDVRSEEEYTAGHLAGFRHYAGGQLVQEVDMAAPVRGARIVLTDDRSVRADMTASWLAQMGWEVYVLEGGYDAAALEVGPPLVIPKPDPSHRYRRPYEGTDVKESAMQAYLDWEYGLVDQLRRDATHGFFVI, from the coding sequence ATGACCGTACCCTCAGTCACGCCCTCGCAAGTCCGCACCGCGCTGCTGCTGCGCCAGGAAATCGCGCTGCTCGACGTCAGGCACGAAGCCACCTTCGCCACCGGCCATCCCCTGTTTGCCGCCAACATGGCAGCCGACCGGATCGCGCTCGAAGCCGAGGCGCGGCTGCCGCGCAAGGACGTGCCGATCGTGCTCTACGACGCCGGCGAGGGCCTCGTGCCGCAGGCCGCGGAACGGTTGGCCGCACTGGGCTATTCCAATGTCCGCCAGCTTGATGGCGGGCTGCAGGGCTGGAAGTCGGCGGGCTATGAGGTGTTCGAGGACGTCAATTCCTACGCCAAGGCCTTTGGCGAACTGGTCGAGTCGCGCCGCCACACGCCGTCGCTGGCCGCCGAGGAAGTCGGCGCGCTGATCGCAGGCGGGGCCAACATCCAAATTCTCGACGTCCGCCGGTTCGATGAATATGCGACCATGAACATCCCCGGTTCCATCAGCGTGCCTGGCGCGGAACTGGTGCTGCGCGCCGGCCGCGCCGCGCCCGATCCTGAGACTACCATCATCGTCAATTGCGCCGGCCGCACCCGCTCGATCATCGGCACCCAGTCGCTGATCAATGCCGGCGTCACGAACAAAGTGGTGGCGTTGCGCAACGGAACGATCGGCTGGACGCTGGCAAAGCAGAATCTCGAGCATGGCTCCGGCCGCCGCGGCGAGATCGGCGCCATTGCAGGCGGCGAGACCAACGCGCGCGACGTCGCCTATCGCGCCGGTGTTCGGCACATCGGCCTTGTGGAAATGACGACGCTGCAGGCGCAGGCCGATCGCACGCTGTATCGCTTCGACGTGCGTTCGGAGGAGGAATACACCGCCGGCCACCTCGCAGGCTTTCGCCACTACGCCGGCGGACAGTTGGTGCAGGAGGTGGACATGGCAGCGCCAGTGCGCGGCGCACGCATCGTGCTGACGGACGACAGAAGCGTCCGCGCCGACATGACCGCATCCTGGCTCGCGCAGATGGGCTGGGAAGTTTACGTGCTCGAAGGCGGTTACGATGCCGCCGCGCTGGAAGTAGGTCCGCCGCTGGTTATCCCAAAGCCCGATCCGTCACACCGCTATCGCCGCCCCTATGAGGGCACTGACGTCAAAGAGAGCGCGATGCAGGCCTATCTCGACTGGGAATACGGTCTCGTCGACCAGCTCCGCCGTGACGCCACACATGGGTTTTTCGTGATCTGA
- a CDS encoding aminopeptidase, which produces MTAVQRNVSAPIDPVKLDRLAEVAIKVGLQLRPGQDLLVTAPSVALPLVRRIAEHAYKAGAGIVTPFLADEAITLSRYRHGHDASFDRAANWLYEGMAKAFTANTARLAIVGDNPMLLSGEDPVKVARASKANSIAYQPALEKIVNFDTNWNIIAYPSPSWAKQVFPDVPEDVAVAKLADAIFAASRVDQDGAVAAWEKHNAVLRERTEWLNGQRFHALKYSGPGTDLTIGLADGHEWEGGASTAKNGITCNANIPTEEVFTTPHCRRVSGHVVSSKPLSYQGTLIDNIQVKFEEGRIVEAKASRGEEVLKKVLDTDEGAARLGEVALVPHSSPISRSGLLFFNTLFDENAASHIALGQCYSKCFVNGDKLTPEQIAAQGGNKSLIHIDWMIGTAETDIDGVHADGRRVPVMRKGEWA; this is translated from the coding sequence ATGACTGCAGTTCAGCGCAACGTTTCCGCCCCGATCGATCCAGTAAAACTCGACCGCCTCGCCGAAGTCGCGATCAAGGTCGGCTTGCAGTTACGGCCGGGACAAGACCTGCTGGTGACCGCGCCCTCGGTCGCGCTGCCGCTGGTGCGCCGGATTGCCGAACATGCCTACAAGGCCGGCGCGGGTATCGTGACGCCGTTCCTGGCGGATGAGGCGATCACGCTGTCGCGCTATCGCCATGGCCATGACGCAAGCTTCGATCGTGCCGCCAACTGGCTTTATGAGGGCATGGCGAAGGCATTCACCGCCAATACCGCGCGGCTGGCCATCGTTGGCGACAATCCGATGCTGCTGTCGGGCGAGGATCCGGTGAAGGTGGCGCGCGCCAGCAAGGCCAATTCGATCGCCTATCAGCCGGCGCTGGAGAAGATCGTCAATTTCGACACCAACTGGAACATCATCGCATATCCCAGCCCGTCCTGGGCGAAGCAGGTTTTCCCCGATGTCCCGGAGGATGTCGCGGTTGCAAAACTGGCGGACGCGATCTTTGCGGCGTCCCGCGTCGATCAGGACGGTGCCGTCGCGGCCTGGGAGAAACACAACGCGGTGCTGCGCGAGCGGACCGAATGGCTGAACGGCCAACGCTTTCATGCGCTGAAATATTCCGGTCCCGGCACTGACCTGACGATCGGGCTCGCTGACGGCCATGAGTGGGAAGGCGGCGCCTCGACGGCGAAGAACGGCATCACCTGCAACGCCAACATCCCGACCGAGGAAGTTTTCACCACGCCGCATTGCCGGCGCGTGAGCGGCCATGTGGTCTCGTCGAAGCCGCTGTCCTATCAGGGCACGCTGATCGACAACATCCAGGTGAAGTTCGAGGAAGGCCGCATCGTCGAGGCGAAGGCTTCGCGCGGCGAGGAGGTGCTGAAGAAGGTGCTCGACACCGACGAGGGCGCGGCGCGCCTCGGCGAAGTGGCGCTGGTGCCGCATTCCTCGCCGATCTCCAGGAGCGGGCTGTTGTTCTTCAACACGCTGTTCGACGAGAACGCCGCCTCGCACATCGCGCTCGGACAATGCTACTCGAAGTGCTTCGTTAATGGCGACAAGCTGACGCCGGAACAGATCGCGGCCCAGGGCGGCAACAAGAGCCTCATCCATATCGACTGGATGATCGGCACGGCCGAGACCGACATCGACGGCGTCCACGCCGACGGACGCCGCGTCCCGGTCATGCGCAAGGGTGAATGGGCGTAA
- a CDS encoding LysR family transcriptional regulator — MDLKQLRTFRAVAELGSLSKAADRLRAAQPALSRHIKLLEHELRVELFVRNGRGMLLTSAGRMLLDRTTGLIRQIEQVSDDLKSANGNPSGRVILGMVPTVSAVLSGRFARRVLNEFPDVSLRIVESYGGHLVEWLHRGEMDLAIIYGPAVDLHLQVQSIGREDIVAVGPPGSGLNKRKQIDLKWLVKQKLILPSISHGLRALLEKALAREKLKLDAMIEVDSYRAQISLMEEGLGYTLLPPSAIRTEVAAKRLEMAAVSPSVSRELILASPIAHPPSIATTTIATLIVSEIQQLSKEGRWKINMTA, encoded by the coding sequence ATGGATCTCAAACAATTGCGGACATTCCGGGCCGTAGCCGAACTCGGAAGCTTGAGCAAGGCCGCCGACCGGCTACGTGCCGCGCAGCCGGCGCTGAGCCGGCATATCAAGCTGCTCGAGCATGAACTGCGGGTCGAGCTGTTCGTGCGCAACGGCCGCGGCATGCTGCTCACCAGCGCCGGCCGGATGCTGCTCGACCGCACCACAGGCCTGATCCGCCAGATCGAGCAGGTCAGCGACGACCTCAAATCGGCCAATGGCAACCCGTCGGGCCGCGTCATCCTCGGCATGGTGCCGACGGTCAGCGCGGTGCTGTCCGGACGGTTTGCCCGCCGTGTCCTCAACGAATTTCCCGACGTCTCGCTGCGCATCGTCGAGAGCTATGGCGGGCATCTGGTCGAATGGCTGCACCGCGGCGAAATGGATCTCGCGATCATTTATGGCCCCGCCGTCGATCTGCATCTCCAGGTCCAGTCGATCGGCCGCGAGGACATCGTCGCCGTGGGGCCGCCGGGGTCGGGTTTGAACAAGCGCAAGCAGATCGATCTGAAATGGCTGGTGAAGCAGAAGCTGATTTTGCCGAGCATCTCGCATGGCCTGCGGGCGCTGCTGGAGAAGGCGCTGGCCCGCGAAAAGCTGAAACTCGATGCGATGATCGAGGTGGACTCCTACCGCGCGCAGATCAGCCTGATGGAGGAAGGCCTCGGCTATACGCTGCTGCCGCCTTCCGCCATACGCACTGAAGTGGCGGCAAAGCGCCTGGAGATGGCTGCCGTCAGTCCCTCGGTGTCGCGCGAACTGATCCTGGCTTCGCCGATCGCGCATCCGCCGTCGATTGCGACAACGACGATCGCGACGCTGATCGTATCCGAGATTCAGCAGCTTTCGAAGGAAGGGCGCTGGAAGATCAACATGACGGCGTAG
- a CDS encoding thiamine pyrophosphate-dependent enzyme — MSNPNALLHRRDVVNELLRDRADLLVIAGLGAPNWDVSAAGDHPNNFPLWGAMGGASMIGLGLALAQPRRKVLVITGDGEMLMNVGSLATIGVEAPKNLTVAVLDNERFGETGMQKTPTASGVDLAAIATACGIRTSRIVRTMAEVTELRDLAHEGRGTAFAQIKINPEALVFVMPPADGVILTTRFRQSVLGDEALFN; from the coding sequence ATGAGCAATCCGAACGCGCTTCTGCATCGCCGCGACGTCGTCAACGAATTGCTGCGCGACCGCGCCGATCTCCTCGTCATCGCCGGCCTCGGCGCGCCGAACTGGGACGTCTCGGCTGCCGGCGATCATCCCAACAATTTCCCGCTCTGGGGCGCGATGGGCGGCGCCTCCATGATCGGGCTCGGGCTGGCGCTGGCGCAGCCGAGGCGCAAGGTGCTCGTCATCACCGGGGACGGCGAGATGCTGATGAATGTCGGCTCGCTCGCCACCATCGGCGTCGAAGCGCCGAAGAATCTCACGGTCGCCGTGCTCGACAATGAGCGCTTCGGCGAGACCGGCATGCAGAAGACCCCGACGGCTTCCGGCGTCGACCTCGCCGCCATCGCCACCGCCTGCGGCATCCGCACCTCGCGCATCGTCCGCACGATGGCCGAAGTCACTGAATTGCGCGACCTCGCACATGAGGGCAGGGGAACGGCCTTCGCGCAGATCAAGATCAATCCCGAGGCGCTGGTGTTCGTGATGCCGCCAGCCGACGGCGTCATCCTGACGACGCGCTTCCGGCAATCGGTGCTGGGAGACGAGGCGCTGTTTAATTGA
- a CDS encoding DEAD/DEAH box helicase, translating into MTFLPTCPPLARALAERNFDRLTPVQTAVLADDADGRDLLVSAQTGSGKTVAYGLAVASNLLEGAERFGQAAAPLALIVAPTRELALQVHRELAWLYQHAGARVVSCVGGMDPRREQRELAVGAHIVVGTPGRLCDHLRRGRLDVSELKAIVLDEADEMLDLGFREDMEFILQATPEDLRTLLFSATLPPGIVALAKDYQQDAFRVEVAGEEGGHADIEYRAVRIAAGDVEHAVVNILRYFESPGTLVFCNTREAVRHLQATLLERGFSVVALSGELTQNERTLALQALRDGRARVCVATDVAARGIDLPNLDLVIHADLPNDPEVMQHRSGRTGRAGRKGVSILLVSSARRRRADMLLKLAGIDAAWGVAPQPDEIRKLDQERLLRDDVFAGEITPEDQALAQALLAERSPEQIATALARLYRARLPSPEDIVDSGEDRVKSRAERARERADREAERGSKPGKASVRHRMTEDSVWFTAAIGRRKNAEARWLLPMLCRRGSIKKEDIGTIRILDTVTEFEISARVARRFAARIRRPDKEDSIRIEALTSGAPNEEVREKERAPKPRGKNKISDKPAFDKKAHYDTKRRDRGEHAHAGKPRHENGASAKPVFGKKKKKKFRG; encoded by the coding sequence GTGACTTTTCTACCTACCTGTCCGCCGCTCGCCCGAGCCCTGGCGGAACGCAATTTCGACCGCCTGACGCCGGTGCAGACGGCGGTGCTGGCTGATGATGCCGATGGCCGCGACCTGCTGGTTTCGGCGCAGACCGGGTCGGGCAAGACCGTCGCCTATGGCCTGGCGGTCGCGAGCAACCTGCTGGAAGGCGCCGAGCGGTTCGGGCAGGCCGCGGCGCCGCTGGCGCTGATCGTTGCGCCGACCCGCGAGCTGGCGCTTCAGGTGCATCGCGAACTCGCCTGGCTTTATCAGCACGCGGGTGCCCGCGTGGTTTCCTGCGTCGGCGGCATGGACCCGCGCCGCGAGCAGCGCGAACTGGCGGTAGGCGCACATATCGTGGTCGGCACGCCGGGGCGGCTCTGCGACCATCTGCGGCGCGGCCGTCTCGACGTTTCCGAGTTGAAGGCCATCGTGCTCGACGAGGCCGACGAGATGCTCGATCTCGGTTTCCGCGAGGACATGGAATTCATCCTGCAGGCCACGCCGGAGGACCTCCGCACGCTGTTGTTCTCGGCGACCTTGCCGCCCGGCATCGTCGCGCTGGCGAAGGACTATCAGCAGGACGCCTTTCGCGTCGAAGTCGCGGGCGAGGAGGGTGGACACGCCGATATCGAGTACCGCGCGGTCCGGATCGCGGCCGGCGATGTCGAGCATGCCGTCGTCAATATTCTGCGCTACTTCGAATCGCCGGGCACGCTGGTGTTCTGCAACACGCGCGAGGCCGTGCGGCATCTGCAGGCGACGCTGCTGGAGCGCGGTTTTTCGGTGGTGGCGCTGTCGGGCGAACTGACCCAGAACGAGCGGACGCTGGCGCTGCAGGCGCTGCGTGACGGCCGCGCCCGGGTTTGCGTCGCGACCGATGTCGCCGCGCGCGGCATCGATTTGCCGAACCTCGATCTCGTCATCCACGCCGACCTGCCCAACGATCCCGAAGTCATGCAGCATCGCTCCGGCCGCACCGGGCGGGCAGGGCGCAAGGGCGTCAGCATTCTCCTGGTGTCCTCGGCCCGGCGCCGTCGCGCCGACATGCTGCTCAAGCTGGCCGGCATCGACGCGGCCTGGGGCGTGGCGCCGCAGCCCGATGAGATCCGAAAGCTCGATCAGGAGCGGCTGCTGCGCGACGATGTGTTCGCAGGCGAGATAACGCCTGAGGACCAGGCGCTCGCGCAAGCCCTGCTCGCCGAACGGTCGCCGGAACAGATCGCCACGGCGCTGGCGCGGCTCTATCGCGCACGCCTGCCGTCGCCCGAGGACATCGTCGATTCCGGCGAGGATCGGGTCAAATCCCGTGCGGAGCGCGCCCGTGAACGGGCGGATCGCGAAGCCGAGCGCGGATCGAAGCCTGGCAAAGCTTCGGTGCGCCATCGCATGACGGAGGACAGCGTCTGGTTCACCGCCGCGATCGGACGGCGCAAGAACGCCGAAGCGCGCTGGCTGCTGCCGATGCTGTGCCGTCGCGGCAGCATCAAGAAGGAAGACATCGGTACCATCCGCATTCTCGACACCGTCACCGAATTCGAAATTTCCGCGCGTGTCGCCCGCCGCTTCGCCGCGCGCATCCGCCGCCCCGACAAGGAAGACAGCATTCGCATCGAGGCGCTCACAAGTGGCGCCCCCAACGAGGAAGTACGCGAGAAGGAAAGGGCGCCAAAGCCGCGCGGCAAAAACAAGATCTCTGACAAGCCGGCGTTTGACAAGAAGGCGCATTACGATACCAAAAGGCGGGATCGAGGCGAGCACGCGCACGCGGGAAAGCCGCGGCATGAGAATGGAGCTTCTGCGAAGCCCGTATTCGGAAAGAAGAAAAAGAAGAAATTTCGGGGCTGA
- a CDS encoding DUF1330 domain-containing protein, whose product MSVYTIAQLKFTRRELYDRYQSRFMGVFRKFRGKLLVVDAHPVVLEGEWPRDKVVIMEFPDDAAAREFQNSPEYREISVDRKAGADTIVLTVRGL is encoded by the coding sequence ATGAGCGTCTACACCATCGCCCAGTTGAAATTCACCCGCCGCGAACTCTACGACCGCTATCAATCGCGCTTCATGGGCGTGTTCAGGAAGTTCAGGGGTAAGCTGCTGGTGGTGGATGCGCACCCCGTCGTGCTGGAAGGCGAATGGCCGCGCGACAAGGTCGTGATCATGGAATTTCCCGATGACGCCGCGGCCAGGGAATTCCAGAATTCGCCGGAGTATCGGGAGATATCGGTCGACCGGAAAGCGGGCGCCGACACCATCGTGCTGACGGTGCGTGGCTTGTGA
- a CDS encoding amidase has translation MNLPMSWDEWAAHDGVALATRVAKGELTAAELAAQAAAGIAKVDPALSGVVELFEDAIADPATDGTALDGPFAGLPFLMKDLGPTLKGRLQEMGSLYMRGNRATADTFMTRKMRGAGLNLIGRTTTPEFGVCSSADNPAVYVTRNPWNTDYTTCGSSAGSAAMVAAGAVPIAHATDGGGSIRIPAGVNGNIGLKVSRGVFSLSPLLSDLSGLVSIQGCQSRSVRDTAAFVDACRGPAPGEFMPFWSPPEPYTRMIARDPGRLKIALSYKWGDYQATPHIAAELQKAGRFLEGLGHHVDYALPELDYSEAFAAQTTCYISNFAVVISNMLAARGLERPPEDLIEPINVRIWEHGRHTSYADRARMQAVFNTTSRAFGAFFEDWDIILTPITALPTPKVGTTEYLTTSDNPDVLDWFGNLWRNFAFTPLANLCGIPAISLPLATHEHGLPLGIQAIAKQANDGLLLQLAAQIERAIEGKWNAGERPGVHVTKG, from the coding sequence ATGAACTTGCCGATGAGCTGGGACGAATGGGCCGCGCATGACGGCGTTGCGCTGGCTACGCGCGTTGCGAAGGGCGAACTGACCGCCGCCGAACTGGCGGCGCAGGCGGCCGCCGGCATTGCCAAGGTCGACCCCGCACTATCCGGCGTCGTCGAATTGTTCGAGGACGCGATCGCCGATCCCGCGACCGACGGCACCGCGCTCGACGGGCCGTTTGCCGGGCTGCCGTTCCTGATGAAGGATCTGGGACCGACGCTGAAGGGCCGGCTGCAGGAAATGGGCTCGCTCTATATGCGCGGCAATCGCGCCACGGCCGATACGTTCATGACCAGGAAGATGCGCGGGGCCGGGCTCAACCTGATCGGGCGCACGACGACGCCGGAGTTCGGCGTCTGCAGTTCGGCTGACAATCCCGCCGTCTACGTCACGCGCAATCCCTGGAATACCGACTACACCACCTGCGGATCGTCAGCCGGCAGCGCCGCGATGGTCGCGGCGGGCGCGGTGCCGATCGCGCATGCGACCGACGGCGGCGGATCGATCCGGATTCCTGCCGGCGTCAACGGCAATATCGGGCTGAAGGTCTCGCGCGGCGTGTTCTCGCTGTCGCCACTATTGTCCGATCTCAGCGGGCTGGTTTCGATTCAGGGCTGCCAGTCGCGCTCGGTGCGCGACACCGCGGCCTTCGTCGATGCCTGCCGCGGCCCGGCGCCGGGCGAGTTCATGCCGTTCTGGAGTCCGCCCGAGCCCTATACGCGGATGATCGCGCGCGATCCGGGCCGGCTGAAGATCGCACTGTCGTACAAATGGGGTGACTACCAGGCGACACCGCATATCGCGGCCGAGCTGCAAAAGGCCGGGCGTTTCCTCGAAGGCCTCGGCCATCACGTCGACTACGCCCTGCCCGAGCTGGACTACAGCGAAGCCTTTGCGGCGCAGACCACCTGCTACATCAGCAATTTCGCCGTGGTCATCTCCAACATGCTGGCGGCGCGCGGGCTGGAGCGGCCGCCGGAAGACCTGATCGAACCCATCAATGTCAGGATCTGGGAGCACGGCCGGCACACGAGCTATGCCGACCGCGCCCGCATGCAGGCGGTGTTCAATACGACATCGCGCGCGTTCGGCGCGTTCTTCGAGGACTGGGACATCATCCTGACGCCGATCACCGCGCTGCCGACGCCGAAGGTCGGCACCACGGAGTACCTGACCACCAGCGACAACCCCGATGTGCTCGACTGGTTCGGCAATCTCTGGCGCAATTTTGCCTTTACCCCGCTCGCCAATCTCTGCGGCATCCCCGCGATCTCGCTGCCGCTCGCCACCCACGAACACGGCCTGCCGCTCGGCATCCAGGCCATTGCCAAGCAGGCCAATGACGGGCTGTTGTTGCAGCTCGCGGCGCAGATCGAGCGGGCGATCGAGGGGAAATGGAATGCGGGCGAGAGGCCCGGCGTGCATGTGACGAAGGGTTGA